The genomic stretch CGTCACCGCCGGACGCACGTACTGAGGCGTGAGCTGTGGGCTCTGAGCTATGAGCGTGACAAGGGACCGCTCTCTGGTTGCCGCGCAGTTCGCGCTGTTGGCCGTCATCCTGGCCGGGGGGCGGCGGGCGATAGGTCGACCCCGATCCGTCGGGGTGGCGGGCGCGGCGCTGGGGGTGGGTGGGCTGGGCCTCCTCGTCTGGAGCGGGCGCACGCTGGGACGCAACCTCACGCCGCTGCCCACACCGGTCGCGGGGGGCATGCTCGTGCAGCGCGGCCCGTACCGGCATGTGCGGCACCCGATCTACACGGCGCTGCTGCTTCTGGCGGGCGGCTGGACGGTCGCGCGGGGCGGGCTGGTCAGCGTCGCGGGCACCTTCCTGCTCGCAGGGCTGTTGCGGCACAAGGCGGGCATCGAGGACGCCGCGCTGGCCGGACGTCACCCGGACCACGCGGCGTACCGGGCGCACACCGGGGCGTTCCTGCCTCGCACCGGTAGGCGCTGAACGAAGCCTCAAGGTCACCCGGCCACCCCGGCGGCTATCTTCACCCATGCACCTGCCCCCGCACGCGATCCGGCCCGACTACGCGGGCGGCAGCGTCCTGAACCTCGCCGCCACCCTGGGCGCGCACCACGGCGTGCCCACCCACCACGCCCCGTATCGCCATCCGCTGCCGCTGAACGGCGCGCGGCACGTCGTCCTGATCGTCGTGGACGCCCTGGGCGCCGGGCAGTTGCGGGCCGCGGTCACGCGCGGGGACGCCCCAACCCTGGCAGCCCTGACGCCCGCACCGGGCCCCGTCACCAGTGTGTTTCCCAGCACCACCATGGCCGCCCTGACCACCATTCACACCGCCCGCGCGCCCGCCGAGCACGGCTACCTGGGCCTGACCGTGTGGCTGGACGAGGCACAGGCCGTCGTGAACCTCATCCGCCTGTACGACGTGTACACCCACACGCCCCTGGAGGACGCGGGGTTCCTGGCTGCCGTGCCGTCCCTGTACCGCCAGTTGCATGACCGGGGTGTGGCCGCGCACGTCGTCATGCCCGCCGCGTACCAGCACAGCGTCCTGACCCGCTGGGCCTGCGACGGCGCCGAGTACCACCCCTACGCGCAGTCAGAGGAAACGCCAGAGCTGACTGCTGCGACCCTCCAGCCGGGGCAGCCGTCGTACACGCTCGTGTACTTCCCCGAGTACGACCTGATCTGCCACGGCTCCGGCCCCGACAGCCCGGAGGCGCACGCCGAACTGCGCCGCACCGACCGCATCGTCGCGGACCTCCTGGCTGCGCTGCCCAGGACTGGGGACACGTTGATTGTCCTCACCGCCGACCACGGCCAGAGCCCCCAGCCCCCGGAGGGCTACGTGGACGCCATCACGAAGAAGGTCATGAAAACGGCCCTGCGCGGCCCCGTCGCCGGGGAGGAACGCGCCGCGTACCTCCGCCCCTACGCTGAACACGCCGCCGAGATCGAGGCGCTGCTCGCCCCGCACGCCACCCTCCTGACTGCCGACGACGCCTGGACCGGCGGCCTGTTCGGCCCACCAGCCCACGCCGAGGCCCGTTTCCGCCCGCGCGTGGGCGACCTGATCGCCGTCCCGCACCCCGGACATGCCATCCGCCGCCCCACCAGCCCCGCCCCCATGCCCGGCCTGCACGGCGGCTGGACCGCCGAGGAAATGCTCGTGCCCGTCCTCAGCGTGCGGTTGTAGTGGCCCTCGGGAGAGTTCACGGGCGTCCCAGGCGCGACACGCCGCCGGGTCATCCCCTATCTTCGGTGGCAAATGCACGATGATCACGCCTGCCCCTACTGCGATACGGCTGAGCTGCGCCGAGACGCGTTCGTTCTCGAGAACGACCTCTGTCTCCTGAGCATCAAGCCCAGCGAGACGGGAGCCCTGGAAGGCGCAGGGATCATCGTCCCGAAAGCTCACCGACCCACGGTGTTCGATCTCACGCCGCAGGAATGGACCGCCACCCAGGACCTCCTCATGCAGGCCAGGGCGTATCTGGACGCCGTCCTCGCGCCTGACGGATACAACGCCGGATGGAACGTGGGGGCTGTCGGGGGTCAGCATGTGATGCACGCCCATTTCCACGTCATTCCTCGATTCCGGGATGAACCGCTGGCCGGTCGAGGCATCCGCAGTCACCTGAAAGTCGTGGAGAACAGACGCCAGCGCTGAACCCGACCCCACACGACGGTCAGTTCACGGGTCTAGCCCAGCCAGCGCAGGTGCCGCGTGACGTCCTGCACGTGGTCGCCCCAGTGGATGTCGTGGGAGAAGCGCAGCCACGCCAGCGCATCGGCCTCGTCCGTGTCGGTCAGCGTGAGGGCGGTGCCCAGGTCACGGGCGAGGTCCGTCAGGTCGTCCAGCGCGTCGCCGATCTCGGCGGGGAGGTCGCAGGTGCTCAGGGCGCGTCCGGTGGCCGGGTCGTAGAAGCCGAGTTCCGGCCACGCCCTGGCAATTCGGGCACGCAGGTCGCGGTACGTCTCGCGCGGCAGGTCATCAGCGTCTGGGACGCCGAAGGGCAGGGCCTGCACCTCTCGCCGCAGGTCACTCAGCAGATCGGCCAGCGCGCTGGGCGAGAGGCCCTTCCGGTCCAGCAGGGCTGCGTGAACCCGGCGCACGCGCGCCAGCATCAGGACAGCAGCACAGCCGGGCGTTTCTTCGGCGGGGCTTTCGGTGCGGGCAGGGTGGGGACGTGGTCCTCGATCAGGCCGCCGCCCAGCAGGCGCGGCCCGGCGTACAGCACGGCGCTCTGGCCGGGGGCGACCGCGAACTGCGGGTCCTGGAAGGCCAGCTCGAAGCCGCTCTCGTCGGCGCGGATCAAGCGGGCCTTCACGGGCGCGGTGCGGTAGCGGACCTGCACTTCCAGTTCCCCCGGCAGGTCGGTCAGGTCGATCAGGTAGTTGGCACTCTGCGCCTTCAGGCCGCTCCACAGGCAGTCGTCGTAGTCGCCCACCCAGACGGTGTTCGTGTCGGGTGCCAGGTGTACGACGTGCCGCACGCGGTGAGACTGGTACAGGCCCAGTCCCTTCTTCTGGCCCAGCGTGTAGAACTGCGTGCCCAGGTGCTCACCCACGACCTCGCCGCTGCTGATCTCGCGGATGAAGCCCTGCGCCTGGGGGATGTGCTCGGCCACGAAGTCCTGCACCTTGCCGGGCACGAAGCAGATGTTCTGACTCTCGGGCTTCTGCGCGGTCAGCAGGCCCCGTTCCGCGGCGATTTCACGCACGCGGGGTTTCTCCAGTTCCCCGACGGGGAAGAGGATGTACGGCAGCGCGTCGCGCGGCGTGCCCCACAGGAAGTACGTCTGGTCCTTGCGGGGATCGTCGCCCCGATGGAATTCCACCTCGCCCCGCGCGTTCTCCACGCGCTTCACGTAGTGCCCGGTGGCGACGTAGCGGCAGCCGAGCATCTTGGCTTTCTTCACCAGTTCGTCGAACTTCACCTTGGTGTTGCAGTTCACGCAGGGGTTGGGCGTGCGGCCCTTGCTGTACTCGTCGATGAACGGCCCGACGATGTGCCGCTGGAACTGCTCGCGGTAGTCCAGCAGGTAGAACGGCACGCCCACCTGCTCGGCCACGCGCCGCGCCTCGTACGCCGCGTCGGGCGAGCAGCACGAGTCGAAGGTGTCGGTGCGCTTGTCGTCGGGCCAGAAGCGCATCATCGCGCCGACCACCTGATACCCCTGGTCCTTCAGCAGCGCCGCCGTGACTGACGAATCCACGCCGCCGGACATGGCGCACAGCACCCGTTCCCCCGCAGCGGCGGCAGGGGCGGGGACGGTCGCGGAGGCAGGGGAGGGGGCACTCATACAGCCGCGCAGCTTACCATCCGGTCCCTGAACCGGCGGTGACGCGCGCGGCAATTGAGGGGAAAGCATCGAGGCCGGGCCGCCGGGAGGGTTACCGTTCGGGGTGCCAGCCGGGCGGACGGGTCAGGTAGTGCAGGCGGTCGCGCCAGTTGCGGGCGGTGCGGACGTCGCGCCACAGGGCCGCGAATTCGTGGAAGGCGACCTGCACGGGCTGGTGCGTGTGGATGTTGTGCACGAGGCCGTACCGGACGGGTTCCGTCTCGGGCTGGAAGGTGCGGTGCAGGCGGTCCCAGATGATCAGGATGCCGCCGTAGTTGCGGTCGAGATACACGTCGTTGCTGCCGTGGTGCGCGCGGTGGTGGCTGGGCGTGTTGAAGATGTACTCGACGGGGGCAGGCAGGCGGCCTACCCGTTCGGTGTGGACGAAGAACTGGTACAGGAGGTTCCACGCCTGCGCGAGCAGCACCATCCACGGCGCGAAGCCCAGCAGGGGCAGGACCAGCCAGAACGGCAGGGCGGTCATGGGCACCCAGGTCTGCCGCAGCGCGGTGGACAGGTTGTAGTGCTGGCTGGAGTGATGCACGACGTGACTGGCCCAGAACAGCCGGACCTCGTGGCTGACGCGGTGGTACCAGTAGTACGCGTAATCGTCCGCGAGGAACAGCAGCACCCACACCCACCACGCCTGCTCGGGCAGGCGCAGCGGCGTGAGGCTGTACAGCGCGGCGTAGATCGCCACGACGACGCCCTTCCAGAAGAGGTTGATCAGGACGTTCCCGACGCCCATGCTCAGGCTGGTGATCGTGTCGCGCGTCCCGTACCCGGAGTGCTCGTGCGGCGCGTCGTGGTCGTGACTCAGGTACCGGTACGCGGCCCACTCGATCAGCAGGGACAGCAGGAAGACGGGGATCGCGGCGCGGATCAGGTCAAACACGGCGCGCCTCCCACAACTGCAGGCTGTCGAGGCTGGTGCTGCGCGCCACCTGCCCGGCGGCGATCCCGCCCAGGGGCAGTGCGGCGTACAGCGCGCGGTAGTGCTCGCGCGAGCGGTCCCGGCGGTGCGGGTCGCTGAAGTAGATCGCCCCGGCGCGGGCGTACACCTCGGCGAACGCGCCCAGCAGCAGCGGGGCCAGCGCGTTCCCGCTGCCGTGCGCGGCGAGCGTCTGGAACGTCCAGTCGAACGCTGTGAAGGTCCGCGGCAGATCCGGGTCGTCCGACTCGGTGGGCGGCGTCCCGAGGTGCGCCTGGAGGGCCTGCGGGTCGCGGTCGGCGGTCTGCGCGACCCAGTGAGGCAGCAGTGCGGCGCGCAGGTCCAGCAGGTCCGGCACCATTCGCCCCAGCTCGCCGTGGCGGGACAGGTGCGCCAGGACGCGCAGGCCGCCCTCGTGCGGGTGCAGGACGCGGGTGGGTCGGCCCTGCCGGATCTCCAGCAGGCCGTCGCGGCCCAGGCGTTGCAGCGCCTCGCGCAGGGTGGGCCGCGTGACGCCCAGGCTGGCGGCCAGTTCCCGCTCGGCGGGCAGGGTGCTGCCGGGCGGGTACGTGCCGTCCAGCAGGCGGGCGAGCAGGGTGTCCTCGGCGTGCAGCGCGGGCCGCAGCGGGGCGGGGGTGGGGCCGGTCATGGAAACCTCCTCGGCAGGGCTCAGTGGTCAGTGGTCTGACCAGTGTGGGCTGACCACCACCTGCCCGTCAAGCCTGCCCCGCCCGCTACACTCCCCGGCATGAGCCTCACGCCCGAGCATCTCCAGACCGCCGCGCACACGTACGGCACGCCCCTGTACGTCTACGACGCCGCCGAACTCGACGCCGCACTGGCGCGCGTCCGCGCCGCGTTCGGGGACGCCCGCGTGTACTACGCCATGAAGGCCAATCCCAACCTGACCCTCCTGCGCCGCCTGCACACCCAGGGCGTCGGCTTCGAATGCGTCAGCGCCGGGGAACTCGCCCGCGCCGCCCGAGTGGGCGCGGCGGGCGACCGGATCCTCGTGAACGGCCCCGCCAAGACCCCCGGCGAGTACGCCACGGGCGCGCACCTCGGCGCCACGTTCATCCTCGACCGCGAAGAGGAGGTCGCGCTGCTGCCGCCCGCCTCCCGCGCGCTCGTGCGCGTGAACCCCGCCCTGAACGTCAGCACGCACGACCACCTCGCCACCGGGGCCGCGGGCAGCAAGTTCGGCGTGACGCTGGACCAGACCCCGCGCGTGCTGGACGCCCTGCGCGCCGCCGGGCACACGGCCCTGGGCCTGCACGTGCACATCGGCAGCGCCATCCGCGACGCGCACGACTTCACCGCCGCCTTCCACCGCCTCGGCGACCTGCGCGCCCACACCGGCCCGCTGGACGTCCTCGACGCCGGGGGCGGCTGGGGCCTCGGCGCCGACCTGCACGGCATCGCCCGCGAGGCCCGCGCCGCCGCCGCCACCTTCGGCGCGCAACTCTGGGTCGAACCCGGCCGGTACCTCGTCGCGCAGGCCGGCACCCTCCTGACCCGCGTGGTCGGTACCAAACGCACCGGACGCAACTTCGTTCTCGTGGACGCCGGCATGACCGAACTCCTGCGCCCCATGCTGTACGGCGCGCAACACCCCGTCACCCCCCTCTGGGACCGTGGCGGGACCGACACCTGGGACCTCGCCGGACCCGCCTGCGAGAGCGGCGACCTCCTCGCCCGCGACCTCACCCTGCCCGACCCGCACCCCGGCGACCTCCTCGCCATCCACGAAGCCGGCGCGTACGGCGCCGCCATGAGCAGCAACTACCTCACCCGCGCCCGGCCCGCCGAGGTCCTGCGCGACGGGGACACCTGGACCGTCATCCGCCAGCGCGAAACCCCACAGGACATCTGGCGCGCGGAAGAGAATGTGTAAAAATTCGCGTCCTCATGGGCATTTTTCGTCCGGTGGCGGGCGCGGGCGCGCTAGCGTGACCGGGTGATCGTCAAGGACCTCGAACCACAGCAGCACGCTGACCCGCTGCGCCGCGCCGGATACGACGCGGAACGGCAGATGGCCCACTACCTCAGGCGCGCCTTCGCGGAGGACCCCCGCAAGTTCGTGTTCCACAACCTCCGCTTGGAGCGGCGCGGCGAGGTCGCGCAGATCGACCACCTGATCCTGCACCGGTTCGGCCTGCTGATCATCGAGAGCAAGAGCGTGGCCGGACAGGTCAGCGTGAACGAGCACGGCGAGTGGACCCGCTGGTGGAACCGCCAGGGGCGCGGCATGCCCTCACCGGTCCTCCAGGCGCGGCGGCAGCTGGACCTGCTGCTGTCGCTGCTGGACGACCACACCACCGAGCTGATGGACCGCTCCATGCTGGGCCTCAAGCAGCGCACCCTGAGCGGCGTGCGGCGCGACGTGCTGGTCGCCATCTCGGACGGCGGGCGCATCACCCGCAAGGCGGACGTGCCGGAACTCGTGAAAGCCGATCAGGTGCCCGATCGCGTCCGCGCCGTCATCCAGGCCGAACAGGAGAAGACCTTCGGCTCGTTCGGCTTCACCGACGCCGAGATGACCCGCATCCAGGCGTTCCTGCGTAGCCGCCACGTTCCAGTGCCTGCCCAGGAGGCGCCAGCCGCACCTGAACCCACCCAGACCAGAGCCGCGCCCGTCAGTGCGCCCCCGGCGGAGCCTGCACGCCCGGAACGCCCGAGTGCCGCCCCGGTCCGCACGTCGCAGGAACGGCAGGCGCAGGCGCGGCCCCGCCCGGACGTGGCGTGCCGCGCCTGCGCCTCGGCGAACGTGACCGTGCAGTTCGGGAAGTACGGGTACTACCTGAAGTGCGGCGACTGCGGTGGGAACACGCCCGCCAAGCCGGTGTGCGCGGCGTGCGGGCAGCCGGGGAAGGTCAGCAAGCGCGGCCCCGCGTTCACCGCGACCTGCGCGGGCGGACACACCTGGGCGTACTGGACGAACCCGGCCTGAACACGGGCAGGAGGTGGGGCGCAGTCAGCCCCCACCTCCTGCGCCCTGCCTGCCAGTTTTAAAAGCTGTCGCTGCCGCCGATGCGCACGCCCTGGTAGTAGGCGTACGCGGCGCTGTAGCAGGCGGGGCGGGCGTACCAGCTCTTGGCGGCGCAGATGGCTTTCATGTTCGTGTAGAACACGTCGTCGCTCGTCAGGCGGTTCGCGTCGGTGCGCTGGTACACCTTGAGGTTGCGGTACGCGAAGTCGTGCACGTTGCACGCGGGGCGGAAGTCCTCGCGGTAGCCCAGGCCCAGGCCGTCGGGGGCGCTGCACCCGTCGCGGGTCCAGTCCAGGCCGGTGTACGGGAGGCTGGTCCCGGCGTACGCGCTGTACTGCGCGTTGTAGTTGCCCACGGTGCCCCACCCGGTGCGCTTGACGTACGCGAGGCGGTCGCTGGCATAGTCCTGCGTGTTCAGCGCGGGCACGCTGGGGTAGGCGAGGGTCGTGGTGCGCTCGCCGTACGCTTCCTGAAGGGCGGCGGTCAGGCCGGGGTCGTTGCCGTAGCGGGCCAGGATGGCCTGACTGCCCGCGTCCTGCAATTCGGGGCGGTCGGCGTAGGGCGAGGGGGTGGTGGTGGGCGCAGCCTGCTGGGAGCAGGCGGCCAGGGCCAGGGGCAGCGCAAGGGTGACGGCGGCGGCAAGTCGGCGCATGTGGGTCCTCCGGGAGTGGGGGCGTGGGGTTGTGTGACGCTCTTCACTCTACTCGTCTGTGTCAGGGTGATGCCAGCCCGCGGCCCGTTATCATGAGCGGCAATGACGGTTCCTCCTGTGTCTTCCCCCGCTGTGCCCGATACGACCCGCACCCGCATTCAGCAGGAGGCGGCGCGGCTGTTCGTGAAGAGCGGCTACCACGGGGTGAGCATGCGTGAGGTCGCGGAGGCCGTCGGGGTCACGAAGCCCGCGCTGTACCACCACTACGCCGACAAGGAGGCGCTGTTCCTGGCCATGCTGGAGGGCACCCTGGCGGGCCTGAGCCGCCTCGTGCAGGCCGCGAACTCGCAGGTGGGGATCCGGCTGCAGCTGGACACGCTGGTGTACGAGCTGCTGGCCAGCGCCCCCGAGCAGCGCGTCGGTCTGCAACTGGCGAGTGAGCTGCGGCACGTCAACCCGGATCGCCGCGCGGCGTTCGAGCAGGAGTACCGCCGGGTGTGGGTGGGTGGCCTGTCGCGTCTGTTCGAGGACGCGGCGGCACGTGGTGAGCTGCGCGGCGACCTGCCGCCGGCGATGCTGGCCCGCGCGTTCCTGGCGATCACGTACCCGCTGGTGACGGGCGCGCCCACCTCTGATCCACAGGGGACCGCGCGGGCGTTGCTGGCCGTCTTCTTGGACGGCGCGACGCCCCGCTAGACCCCAGAGCAGGCGGGCCGGGGAGGGACCGGGCCGCAGCATGAAGGATTGACGGGTCTTGACCGGCCCCCCGGCTGTCAGGGAACATGACCCCTGGCGCGCCGCACGGGCGCGGATTTTCGGGTTACTACCCCCAACGGCATCCTGGACGTGCGTGGCAGCGTCCGCTTTCTGTTTCGTGGAGTGACACAATGGAATCACTGTTCGGCTGGATCACCCAGCCCGAGGCGTGGCTGGCGTTCGGTACGCTGCTGCTGCTTGAAGTTGTCCTTGGTATCGACAACGTCATCTTCATCTCGATCCTGGCCGGGAAGCTCCCGCCAGAGCAGCGGCAACGGGCGCGCACCATCGGTCTGCTGGCCGCCATGCTCATGCGTCTGGGTCTGCTGTTCTCGATCAGCTGGATCTACAGCCTGAAAAACGACCTGTTCACCCTGTTCGGCATGGGCTTCTCGGGACGGGACCTGATCCTGATCTTCGGCGGTCTGTTCCTGCTGTACAAGGCCGTCAAGGAGATGCACGAGCAACTCGAAGGACCTGGCGCGCACGAGGGAACACCGACCGCCGGGAAGGTGGCGGGCGCGAACTTCGCCGCGATCATCGGGCAGATCATGATCCTCGACATCGTGTTCAGCCTCGACAGCGTCATCACGGCCGTCGGGATGGCCGACGACATCGGCGTGATGGTGGCCGCCGTCGTCGTGACCGTGCTGATCATGCTTGTCGCCGCGCGCCCCATCGGGGAGTTCGTGCAGGCACACCCCACCGTGAAGATGCTCGCCCTGGCGTTCCTGCTGCTGATCGGCGTGAACCTCATTGCGGACGGCTTCGGCTTCAAGATCCCCAAGGGCTACACGTACTTCGCGATGGGCTTCGCGATCGCCGTGGAACTCCTGAACCTGCGTGCCCGGCGCGGCAAGCCCGTGCAGCTGCACGAGACCAACCGCCACCCCGACGCGGGCTGATCCGGCCCTATCACGGACAGCGCCCCACCTCTGTGCAGGTGGGGCGCTCTGCGTTCACGCGGGGCAGCTCAGGGTCGG from Deinococcus soli (ex Cha et al. 2016) encodes the following:
- a CDS encoding sterol desaturase family protein, whose amino-acid sequence is MFDLIRAAIPVFLLSLLIEWAAYRYLSHDHDAPHEHSGYGTRDTITSLSMGVGNVLINLFWKGVVVAIYAALYSLTPLRLPEQAWWVWVLLFLADDYAYYWYHRVSHEVRLFWASHVVHHSSQHYNLSTALRQTWVPMTALPFWLVLPLLGFAPWMVLLAQAWNLLYQFFVHTERVGRLPAPVEYIFNTPSHHRAHHGSNDVYLDRNYGGILIIWDRLHRTFQPETEPVRYGLVHNIHTHQPVQVAFHEFAALWRDVRTARNWRDRLHYLTRPPGWHPER
- a CDS encoding methyltransferase family protein, yielding MSVTRDRSLVAAQFALLAVILAGGRRAIGRPRSVGVAGAALGVGGLGLLVWSGRTLGRNLTPLPTPVAGGMLVQRGPYRHVRHPIYTALLLLAGGWTVARGGLVSVAGTFLLAGLLRHKAGIEDAALAGRHPDHAAYRAHTGAFLPRTGRR
- a CDS encoding TerC family protein, whose protein sequence is MESLFGWITQPEAWLAFGTLLLLEVVLGIDNVIFISILAGKLPPEQRQRARTIGLLAAMLMRLGLLFSISWIYSLKNDLFTLFGMGFSGRDLILIFGGLFLLYKAVKEMHEQLEGPGAHEGTPTAGKVAGANFAAIIGQIMILDIVFSLDSVITAVGMADDIGVMVAAVVVTVLIMLVAARPIGEFVQAHPTVKMLALAFLLLIGVNLIADGFGFKIPKGYTYFAMGFAIAVELLNLRARRGKPVQLHETNRHPDAG
- a CDS encoding TetR/AcrR family transcriptional regulator, coding for MTVPPVSSPAVPDTTRTRIQQEAARLFVKSGYHGVSMREVAEAVGVTKPALYHHYADKEALFLAMLEGTLAGLSRLVQAANSQVGIRLQLDTLVYELLASAPEQRVGLQLASELRHVNPDRRAAFEQEYRRVWVGGLSRLFEDAAARGELRGDLPPAMLARAFLAITYPLVTGAPTSDPQGTARALLAVFLDGATPR
- the lysA gene encoding diaminopimelate decarboxylase, with translation MSLTPEHLQTAAHTYGTPLYVYDAAELDAALARVRAAFGDARVYYAMKANPNLTLLRRLHTQGVGFECVSAGELARAARVGAAGDRILVNGPAKTPGEYATGAHLGATFILDREEEVALLPPASRALVRVNPALNVSTHDHLATGAAGSKFGVTLDQTPRVLDALRAAGHTALGLHVHIGSAIRDAHDFTAAFHRLGDLRAHTGPLDVLDAGGGWGLGADLHGIAREARAAAATFGAQLWVEPGRYLVAQAGTLLTRVVGTKRTGRNFVLVDAGMTELLRPMLYGAQHPVTPLWDRGGTDTWDLAGPACESGDLLARDLTLPDPHPGDLLAIHEAGAYGAAMSSNYLTRARPAEVLRDGDTWTVIRQRETPQDIWRAEENV
- a CDS encoding phospholipase A2, whose amino-acid sequence is MRRLAAAVTLALPLALAACSQQAAPTTTPSPYADRPELQDAGSQAILARYGNDPGLTAALQEAYGERTTTLAYPSVPALNTQDYASDRLAYVKRTGWGTVGNYNAQYSAYAGTSLPYTGLDWTRDGCSAPDGLGLGYREDFRPACNVHDFAYRNLKVYQRTDANRLTSDDVFYTNMKAICAAKSWYARPACYSAAYAYYQGVRIGGSDSF
- a CDS encoding alkaline phosphatase family protein encodes the protein MHLPPHAIRPDYAGGSVLNLAATLGAHHGVPTHHAPYRHPLPLNGARHVVLIVVDALGAGQLRAAVTRGDAPTLAALTPAPGPVTSVFPSTTMAALTTIHTARAPAEHGYLGLTVWLDEAQAVVNLIRLYDVYTHTPLEDAGFLAAVPSLYRQLHDRGVAAHVVMPAAYQHSVLTRWACDGAEYHPYAQSEETPELTAATLQPGQPSYTLVYFPEYDLICHGSGPDSPEAHAELRRTDRIVADLLAALPRTGDTLIVLTADHGQSPQPPEGYVDAITKKVMKTALRGPVAGEERAAYLRPYAEHAAEIEALLAPHATLLTADDAWTGGLFGPPAHAEARFRPRVGDLIAVPHPGHAIRRPTSPAPMPGLHGGWTAEEMLVPVLSVRL
- a CDS encoding GntR family transcriptional regulator — protein: MTGPTPAPLRPALHAEDTLLARLLDGTYPPGSTLPAERELAASLGVTRPTLREALQRLGRDGLLEIRQGRPTRVLHPHEGGLRVLAHLSRHGELGRMVPDLLDLRAALLPHWVAQTADRDPQALQAHLGTPPTESDDPDLPRTFTAFDWTFQTLAAHGSGNALAPLLLGAFAEVYARAGAIYFSDPHRRDRSREHYRALYAALPLGGIAAGQVARSTSLDSLQLWEARRV
- a CDS encoding nuclease-related domain-containing protein translates to MIVKDLEPQQHADPLRRAGYDAERQMAHYLRRAFAEDPRKFVFHNLRLERRGEVAQIDHLILHRFGLLIIESKSVAGQVSVNEHGEWTRWWNRQGRGMPSPVLQARRQLDLLLSLLDDHTTELMDRSMLGLKQRTLSGVRRDVLVAISDGGRITRKADVPELVKADQVPDRVRAVIQAEQEKTFGSFGFTDAEMTRIQAFLRSRHVPVPAQEAPAAPEPTQTRAAPVSAPPAEPARPERPSAAPVRTSQERQAQARPRPDVACRACASANVTVQFGKYGYYLKCGDCGGNTPAKPVCAACGQPGKVSKRGPAFTATCAGGHTWAYWTNPA
- a CDS encoding HIT family protein; translated protein: MHDDHACPYCDTAELRRDAFVLENDLCLLSIKPSETGALEGAGIIVPKAHRPTVFDLTPQEWTATQDLLMQARAYLDAVLAPDGYNAGWNVGAVGGQHVMHAHFHVIPRFRDEPLAGRGIRSHLKVVENRRQR
- the mnmA gene encoding tRNA 2-thiouridine(34) synthase MnmA; the encoded protein is MSAPSPASATVPAPAAAAGERVLCAMSGGVDSSVTAALLKDQGYQVVGAMMRFWPDDKRTDTFDSCCSPDAAYEARRVAEQVGVPFYLLDYREQFQRHIVGPFIDEYSKGRTPNPCVNCNTKVKFDELVKKAKMLGCRYVATGHYVKRVENARGEVEFHRGDDPRKDQTYFLWGTPRDALPYILFPVGELEKPRVREIAAERGLLTAQKPESQNICFVPGKVQDFVAEHIPQAQGFIREISSGEVVGEHLGTQFYTLGQKKGLGLYQSHRVRHVVHLAPDTNTVWVGDYDDCLWSGLKAQSANYLIDLTDLPGELEVQVRYRTAPVKARLIRADESGFELAFQDPQFAVAPGQSAVLYAGPRLLGGGLIEDHVPTLPAPKAPPKKRPAVLLS
- a CDS encoding DUF5063 domain-containing protein; this encodes MRRVHAALLDRKGLSPSALADLLSDLRREVQALPFGVPDADDLPRETYRDLRARIARAWPELGFYDPATGRALSTCDLPAEIGDALDDLTDLARDLGTALTLTDTDEADALAWLRFSHDIHWGDHVQDVTRHLRWLG